The Paracoccus sediminicola genome has a segment encoding these proteins:
- a CDS encoding Na/Pi cotransporter family protein encodes MIVFIINLAGAVALLLWSVRMIRTGIERAFMTPLRRLLRHATGSRVSAVCAGIVSAILLQSSTAVAMLTAGFAETGTLAISAGVALILGADLGSAIAAQILLLPIHVVTPVLLILGVALFLRSTGRQPKQAGRILIGLALVLISLSMIRAAAQPLQDSEIVQTILVPLTSDPASGFLLAAIITYAMHSSIAAVLMFVTFAMQGLLPAQAAATMVLGANFGGALIPVVLTWQAERGPRQIMLSNLALRGGGALVVLGALFSAPALLDQLGSSPARQAINLHLAFNCAVALLALPFIPVIVRLASAVLPADGPDTDPEESALDEAMLEAPSQAIINAQRELLRMAEETHLMLRPVMSLFASWDSATADRIAASERRVDRMHYEIKIYLARLNETRLTPEQLGRSMSIATLANHLEDAGDQIAVNLLEQARKMHAQGLVFSDHGSSDLRDFHDRVLSNARLALNVLLTEDVETARQLIEEKDRTRIIEKELQNAHLARLRNNNPAALQTTNQHQEVIRALKQINTDFTLIAYPVVEREGDLLGSRLA; translated from the coding sequence ATGATCGTTTTCATCATCAACCTGGCCGGGGCCGTCGCGCTGCTGCTGTGGTCGGTCAGGATGATCCGCACCGGGATCGAGCGTGCTTTCATGACGCCGCTGCGTCGGTTGCTGCGACATGCGACCGGATCGCGGGTGAGCGCCGTCTGCGCTGGTATCGTCTCGGCCATTTTGTTGCAAAGCTCGACCGCCGTCGCAATGTTGACTGCGGGCTTCGCCGAGACTGGCACGCTGGCGATCTCTGCCGGGGTGGCGCTCATATTGGGGGCCGATCTGGGCTCGGCCATCGCCGCACAGATTCTGCTGCTGCCTATTCACGTCGTCACCCCTGTGCTGCTGATTCTGGGCGTGGCGCTGTTCCTGCGCTCGACCGGCCGCCAGCCCAAGCAGGCGGGCCGCATCCTGATCGGGCTGGCGCTGGTTCTGATTTCATTGTCCATGATCCGCGCGGCGGCGCAGCCATTGCAGGACAGCGAGATCGTGCAGACCATCCTGGTGCCGCTGACCAGCGACCCGGCCTCGGGTTTTCTTCTGGCGGCCATCATCACCTATGCCATGCACTCGTCAATCGCGGCGGTGCTCATGTTCGTCACCTTCGCCATGCAGGGGCTTCTGCCCGCGCAGGCCGCGGCAACCATGGTGCTCGGCGCGAATTTCGGGGGCGCGTTGATCCCGGTGGTCCTGACCTGGCAGGCCGAGCGCGGTCCGAGGCAGATCATGCTGTCCAACCTTGCCCTCCGGGGCGGCGGTGCCCTCGTGGTATTGGGCGCGCTGTTCAGCGCTCCGGCATTGCTGGACCAGCTCGGCAGCAGCCCAGCGCGACAAGCCATCAATCTTCATCTTGCATTCAATTGTGCGGTCGCGCTTCTGGCATTGCCGTTCATTCCCGTCATTGTCCGCCTTGCGAGCGCGGTCCTGCCTGCCGACGGCCCGGACACCGATCCAGAGGAAAGCGCGCTTGACGAAGCCATGCTCGAAGCGCCTTCTCAGGCAATCATCAATGCGCAGCGCGAGCTGTTGCGGATGGCCGAGGAAACGCATCTGATGCTGCGCCCGGTCATGAGCCTTTTTGCAAGTTGGGACTCCGCGACCGCCGACCGGATTGCCGCGAGCGAGCGCCGCGTGGACAGGATGCATTACGAGATCAAGATATATCTCGCACGGCTGAACGAAACACGTCTGACACCCGAGCAACTTGGCCGCAGCATGTCGATTGCCACGCTGGCCAACCATCTCGAAGACGCCGGGGACCAGATCGCCGTCAACCTGCTGGAACAGGCGCGCAAGATGCATGCCCAGGGACTGGTTTTTTCCGACCACGGATCCAGCGATCTGAGGGATTTCCACGACCGGGTGCTATCCAATGCAAGGCTGGCGCTGAATGTCTTGCTGACGGAGGATGTCGAAACGGCCCGGCAACTGATCGAGGAAAAGGACCGGACGCGCATCATCGAGAAAGAGCTGCAAAACGCCCATCTCGCCCGCCTGCGGAACAACAACCCCGCGGCGCTGCAAACCACCAATCAGCATCAGGAGGTGATCCGCGCGCTGAAGCAGATCAACACCGACTTTACGCTCATCGCCTATCCAGTCGTCGAACGGGAAGGCGACCTTCTGGGCAGCAGATTGGCGTGA
- a CDS encoding ATP-binding protein: MNPAIMRDLLKCDLISYAWNILISGQTGAGKSWIAACIATAAIRAGHKSRYFKMSDLLYSLSMTLADGVYLREREKLAKFKLMMIDDFGKVAMSEGEKSILFDIIEDRAGTLSTIMVGQRPFNDWHSLIDNPVIADAVLDRLSRDRHQIKLRGESLRRRDANFDNL; the protein is encoded by the coding sequence TTGAACCCAGCCATCATGCGCGATCTCTTGAAATGTGACTTGATTTCATACGCTTGGAATATCCTGATCAGCGGCCAGACCGGCGCTGGGAAAAGCTGGATAGCCGCCTGTATCGCGACGGCCGCGATCCGGGCCGGGCACAAATCCCGCTACTTCAAGATGTCCGACCTGCTTTACAGCCTTTCGATGACGCTTGCGGACGGTGTTTATCTGCGGGAGCGCGAGAAATTGGCAAAATTTAAGCTGATGATGATAGACGATTTCGGGAAGGTCGCGATGAGTGAGGGCGAGAAATCGATACTCTTCGATATCATCGAGGACCGCGCGGGGACACTGTCCACCATCATGGTCGGACAGCGTCCCTTCAACGATTGGCATTCGCTCATCGACAATCCGGTGATAGCTGATGCTGTTCTCGACCGTCTGTCGCGAGATCGACATCAAATCAAGCTACGAGGTGAGTCACTGCGCCGCCGGGACGCCAATTTCGACAATCTATAG
- a CDS encoding transposase, with translation MLIAEMPELGQITGEQATALTGLAPIAHDSGMLRGKRAIGGGRRLLRHVMLQAALVAAHHNPVLKTFADRLRQAGKPQKVIITNVARKLVTMANALCKTQKSWASQAV, from the coding sequence ATGCTGATCGCCGAGATGCCGGAACTTGGTCAGATCACCGGCGAACAAGCCACCGCTCTAACGGGCCTCGCCCCTATCGCACATGACAGCGGCATGTTGCGAGGAAAACGGGCCATCGGGGGTGGGCGTCGCTTGCTGCGACACGTGATGCTCCAAGCCGCGCTTGTCGCCGCCCATCATAACCCTGTGCTGAAAACCTTCGCAGATCGCCTGCGACAGGCTGGAAAACCGCAAAAGGTGATCATCACCAACGTAGCTCGCAAGCTCGTCACAATGGCAAACGCGCTGTGCAAAACCCAAAAATCATGGGCTTCTCAGGCCGTCTGA
- a CDS encoding CaiB/BaiF CoA transferase family protein: MGAAPLTGITVLDLSRVLAGPICTQTLADLGAEVWKIEQPGKGDDTRGWMPPDIDGESTYYLACNRSKKSVALDLKNPEDLAALHELAGRADVLVENFRLGALNSYGLNPDSLWETNPGLIYCSISGYGRTGPRAREGGYDFTIQAESGLMAITGGPDGCPMKLGVAITDIVTGMNGVQAILAALFARERTGRGQHIDLSLFESAVALLANVATGHLNTGRDPGRFGNAHATVVPYQLFDTADGTVALACGNDGQFRRLCEDVFGRPDLAADPRYLLNRDRVDNRETLIPELQRLFATRPTNEWLAELDAKGVPAGKVRSVAEVFTSPEVQIRGLVQEVPDERHGTVRLVRSPLRFSDTEVMTPTAPPRLGEHTEEILATVRPRKSH; the protein is encoded by the coding sequence ATGGGCGCCGCGCCGCTAACGGGCATCACAGTACTCGATCTAAGTCGCGTCCTTGCCGGCCCCATCTGCACCCAGACCCTCGCCGACCTCGGCGCAGAGGTCTGGAAAATCGAGCAGCCGGGCAAGGGCGACGATACTCGCGGCTGGATGCCGCCCGATATCGACGGAGAATCGACCTACTATCTCGCCTGCAACCGCAGCAAAAAATCTGTTGCGCTCGATCTCAAAAATCCAGAAGATCTTGCCGCCTTACATGAACTGGCCGGGCGGGCAGACGTGCTGGTTGAGAACTTTCGGCTTGGTGCCCTGAACTCTTATGGTCTCAACCCGGACAGCCTGTGGGAAACGAATCCCGGCCTGATCTACTGTTCGATTTCCGGTTACGGCCGTACCGGGCCGCGTGCCCGCGAGGGCGGCTACGATTTCACCATCCAGGCCGAGAGCGGCCTCATGGCGATCACGGGCGGGCCAGATGGCTGCCCCATGAAGCTGGGCGTTGCGATTACCGACATCGTGACGGGAATGAACGGGGTCCAGGCCATCCTTGCGGCTCTATTCGCCCGTGAAAGGACAGGACGCGGCCAGCATATTGACCTTTCCCTTTTTGAAAGCGCTGTCGCACTTCTCGCCAATGTGGCGACCGGCCACCTCAATACCGGGCGCGATCCGGGCCGGTTCGGCAACGCCCACGCCACGGTCGTGCCATACCAGCTTTTCGACACAGCCGACGGGACCGTCGCGCTCGCCTGCGGCAATGACGGGCAGTTCCGCAGGCTTTGCGAGGACGTATTCGGCCGCCCCGACCTCGCTGCAGATCCCCGCTATCTGCTTAACCGCGACAGGGTCGACAATCGCGAAACGCTCATCCCCGAACTGCAGCGGCTGTTTGCAACCCGTCCAACCAATGAATGGCTCGCCGAGCTTGATGCTAAGGGCGTGCCTGCCGGTAAGGTGCGATCTGTCGCGGAAGTGTTTACCTCGCCCGAAGTCCAGATACGCGGCCTGGTGCAGGAGGTTCCGGACGAGAGGCACGGCACTGTCCGGCTCGTCAGGTCACCGTTGCGCTTCTCGGACACCGAGGTAATGACCCCAACCGCCCCGCCTCGCCTTGGCGAGCACACTGAAGAGATTCTCGCAACTGTGAGGCCGAGGAAGAGCCACTAG
- a CDS encoding SDR family NAD(P)-dependent oxidoreductase, translating to MSAEVTVLKDGLMSGMGAVVSGAGTGIGRAIALRLCQLGMDVTGIGRREDPLKDVEKTASSMPGSFRWKSVNVRESEKLVAKIAEAGEAHGIDLLVNNAGGQFFAPATNISKGGWEAVIDLNLTAVFAATKAAYPFLKERQGAVVNMSLSGVERGSMGLAHSVAARAGVLGMTRSLALEWAGDGIRLNCIGPGTVVTAGLSDEAAREMLDTLLEATPMHMDTKVEEVAELTAFLASPAGRMMTGQLIQIDGGAHIGAGLHMIEAD from the coding sequence ATGAGCGCTGAAGTCACTGTACTGAAGGACGGCCTGATGTCCGGAATGGGAGCCGTTGTCAGCGGCGCGGGAACGGGCATCGGTCGCGCGATCGCCCTACGCCTGTGCCAACTTGGCATGGACGTCACCGGCATCGGCCGGCGCGAGGATCCGTTGAAGGACGTCGAGAAAACGGCCAGCAGTATGCCCGGTTCGTTCCGATGGAAGAGCGTCAATGTGCGCGAGAGCGAGAAGCTTGTGGCCAAGATCGCGGAGGCTGGCGAGGCGCACGGGATCGACCTGCTTGTGAACAATGCCGGCGGACAATTCTTCGCTCCGGCGACGAACATCAGCAAGGGAGGCTGGGAGGCGGTCATCGACCTGAACCTGACCGCTGTGTTTGCGGCGACGAAGGCCGCATACCCGTTCCTCAAAGAACGGCAAGGTGCCGTCGTGAATATGAGCCTTTCCGGTGTTGAGCGCGGTTCCATGGGTCTGGCCCATTCCGTCGCAGCACGAGCCGGTGTACTGGGCATGACACGTTCGCTGGCGCTGGAATGGGCCGGGGATGGCATCCGGCTCAACTGCATCGGACCTGGCACCGTCGTTACCGCAGGTCTGTCGGATGAGGCTGCTCGCGAAATGCTCGATACGCTGCTGGAGGCGACACCGATGCATATGGACACGAAAGTTGAGGAGGTGGCCGAACTTACCGCGTTTCTCGCAAGCCCTGCCGGTCGAATGATGACCGGTCAGTTGATCCAGATCGACGGAGGGGCACATATCGGTGCCGGGCTTCACATGATTGAGGCTGACTGA
- a CDS encoding CaiB/BaiF CoA transferase family protein yields the protein MATPTPLAGRTVVEFSQFIAGPTAGQLLADFGASVVKIEPANGDGSRALPGSEHGSAYFRCFNTGKESRILDTRRDDDASVLADLLSRADAMICNLAPRGLRRLNLGPDRILDRFPQIVATYVSGYGQDDDRTCMDTIAQCESGFAWMNGNVDGTPRVSTSWPVDFYSGHYAAMSTAMAVLDAKRAGGIVIDLTMMEVASAMLLGPAAILLSEGGTLGAPSGNRDRASSPSGIYECADGHVYIYGGLDPYWQSLRNETGGPHASFSERMARAEEFDANVEAWTRPQQADDVLSTLARLRIPAGKVRHPGEALDVIRTLRPDAGVTIRDNGEAVPAFPALFNGKRIDRQPAPPLGQPTSNGGVSHER from the coding sequence ATGGCAACGCCGACACCCCTTGCGGGCCGGACGGTCGTCGAGTTCTCGCAGTTCATTGCCGGTCCGACCGCGGGCCAGCTTCTTGCCGACTTCGGCGCGAGCGTCGTCAAGATCGAGCCCGCGAATGGTGATGGATCCCGTGCCCTTCCCGGAAGCGAACACGGCTCGGCCTATTTTCGCTGTTTTAATACCGGCAAGGAAAGCCGAATTCTTGATACGCGCCGCGACGACGATGCATCGGTGCTTGCAGATCTGCTTTCCCGCGCGGATGCGATGATCTGCAATCTCGCGCCAAGGGGCCTCCGGCGACTTAATCTCGGCCCGGACAGGATCCTCGACCGATTTCCGCAGATCGTGGCCACCTACGTGTCGGGCTATGGGCAGGACGATGACCGGACATGCATGGATACGATCGCACAGTGCGAGAGTGGTTTTGCATGGATGAACGGAAACGTCGATGGCACACCGCGCGTCTCCACCTCATGGCCGGTGGACTTTTACAGCGGGCACTATGCGGCCATGTCAACGGCTATGGCCGTGCTTGATGCCAAGAGGGCTGGCGGCATCGTGATTGACCTCACGATGATGGAGGTCGCCTCGGCCATGCTGCTGGGACCGGCTGCCATCCTTCTATCTGAAGGCGGAACGCTCGGCGCGCCGTCCGGCAACCGAGATCGGGCCTCCTCGCCCTCCGGGATCTACGAATGTGCCGACGGGCACGTCTATATCTACGGCGGCCTCGATCCGTACTGGCAGTCGCTTCGCAACGAGACAGGCGGTCCTCATGCCAGCTTTTCCGAGCGGATGGCGCGCGCAGAGGAGTTCGATGCAAACGTCGAGGCCTGGACCCGTCCGCAACAAGCCGATGACGTTTTGTCGACACTCGCCCGGCTCAGAATTCCCGCCGGTAAGGTCCGCCATCCTGGCGAAGCTCTGGACGTCATCCGGACACTTCGGCCGGACGCCGGCGTGACCATCCGCGATAATGGCGAGGCCGTACCGGCCTTCCCGGCCCTTTTCAACGGGAAGCGCATCGACAGACAGCCGGCGCCGCCTCTTGGACAACCGACATCGAATGGAGGAGTCAGCCATGAGCGCTGA
- a CDS encoding phenylacetate--CoA ligase family protein has translation MHASPKEPYSDTIWDEVETWSRDRIEAFQLDQLKTQLVRVGEKSAHYAKLFKETGFDPHAFSDFADLLKLPLTKKKDYVAGLAADPPFGTFRAVEMADAARVHYSSGTTSRPAPVLWSHSDIGRWSDLYARYLYAQGLRKDDVFHCMFGYSWFVGGLGASLAAQHLGALVIPGGSVDTERQIDTILEYKPRCVIGTPSFMAHIAENAAKRGVDLRKSSVEMVCVGGEPGGSIPGTRERIERQWGAKMFDCYGALECQPIGWDTARQDGPVIAEDFIYTEVLDPETDEPVPDGEAGVLVLTHLDKQACPLVRWWTGDIVVRDRSVALDGRTHARLVGGVQGRGDDMLIVRGVNLFPSAVEDVVRAHEGTTNEYAIFVDDGMKDPETGFLKRILLRVEREAGSDDGLEASLQQKLRDKLNVRFDIEILEPGTLPRTVHKAKRLIRE, from the coding sequence ATGCACGCTTCGCCCAAGGAACCCTATAGCGACACCATCTGGGACGAGGTCGAGACCTGGTCGCGGGACCGCATCGAAGCTTTCCAGCTTGATCAGTTGAAGACGCAACTTGTTCGTGTCGGCGAGAAAAGCGCGCATTATGCCAAGCTGTTCAAGGAGACCGGTTTCGATCCGCATGCGTTTTCGGATTTTGCGGATCTCTTGAAGTTACCTCTGACGAAGAAAAAGGACTACGTGGCCGGGCTTGCTGCGGATCCGCCCTTCGGCACGTTTAGAGCTGTGGAAATGGCTGACGCGGCTCGTGTCCACTATTCCTCCGGCACCACCTCGCGTCCGGCACCGGTACTCTGGAGCCATTCCGACATCGGGCGCTGGTCCGACCTGTATGCGCGCTATCTTTACGCACAGGGCCTTCGCAAGGACGATGTTTTTCACTGCATGTTCGGCTACTCTTGGTTTGTCGGCGGTCTCGGAGCATCGCTCGCTGCCCAGCATCTCGGCGCACTCGTAATCCCCGGAGGGTCCGTCGATACCGAGAGGCAGATCGACACGATCTTGGAATACAAGCCGCGCTGTGTGATCGGTACCCCGTCCTTCATGGCGCATATTGCCGAAAATGCGGCGAAGCGGGGCGTTGACCTGCGCAAATCGAGTGTCGAGATGGTGTGTGTCGGTGGTGAGCCGGGCGGTTCGATTCCGGGCACGCGCGAACGCATCGAGCGCCAGTGGGGTGCGAAGATGTTCGACTGCTACGGCGCTCTTGAGTGCCAGCCGATTGGCTGGGACACCGCTCGGCAGGATGGCCCGGTTATAGCAGAAGATTTCATCTATACCGAGGTTCTGGATCCGGAAACCGACGAACCTGTGCCCGATGGTGAGGCGGGCGTGCTTGTCCTCACCCATCTGGACAAGCAGGCATGCCCCCTCGTGCGGTGGTGGACAGGGGATATCGTGGTCCGTGACCGGTCTGTCGCGCTCGATGGGCGGACCCACGCCCGACTTGTCGGCGGTGTTCAGGGACGCGGCGACGACATGCTTATCGTGCGCGGCGTGAACCTCTTCCCGTCCGCAGTCGAGGACGTCGTCCGCGCCCATGAGGGCACGACAAACGAATACGCTATATTTGTCGACGACGGCATGAAGGATCCCGAGACGGGCTTTTTGAAGCGCATTCTGCTGCGGGTCGAACGGGAGGCTGGAAGCGATGACGGTCTGGAAGCGAGCCTGCAGCAGAAGCTCCGCGACAAGCTGAACGTCCGTTTCGATATCGAGATCCTCGAACCGGGAACCCTTCCGCGAACCGTCCACAAGGCCAAGCGCCTGATCCGGGAGTGA
- a CDS encoding TetR/AcrR family transcriptional regulator has translation MSKNADQQSDSTMERDPRRQIISVAAELFMDFGYSATSIDAIAERIGATKGMVYYHYRSKSQIFFDIQRLAMERLSMMVEPVARSDLPTEDKLRAMAHAHVKLLLTETPIHKVAVQGLERYLFEQKGFRHTKVLAEINRSRDNYEEMFAEVIAQGARERIFKDLSPRLLTKPFFGAMNWVTVWYRPRRLQTDADTVALQEILVDFAMSGLRNDGRPIDARFAQGTL, from the coding sequence ATGAGCAAGAACGCAGACCAACAATCCGATTCCACAATGGAGCGCGATCCGCGCCGCCAGATCATTTCTGTCGCGGCAGAACTTTTCATGGATTTCGGATATTCAGCGACATCTATCGACGCGATCGCAGAGCGGATCGGCGCAACAAAAGGAATGGTCTACTACCACTATCGCAGCAAGTCGCAGATCTTCTTCGATATCCAGCGGTTGGCCATGGAGCGATTGTCCATGATGGTGGAGCCGGTCGCACGAAGCGACCTCCCGACCGAAGACAAGCTGCGTGCAATGGCGCATGCGCATGTGAAACTTCTTCTGACGGAAACACCCATCCACAAAGTAGCAGTACAGGGGCTCGAGCGTTATCTGTTCGAGCAGAAGGGGTTTCGGCACACGAAGGTGCTTGCCGAAATCAACCGCTCGCGCGACAACTACGAAGAAATGTTTGCCGAAGTAATTGCCCAGGGCGCACGCGAGCGTATCTTCAAGGACCTGTCCCCGCGCCTTCTGACCAAACCGTTCTTCGGCGCGATGAACTGGGTCACCGTCTGGTATCGGCCGCGCAGGCTTCAGACCGATGCCGATACGGTCGCGCTTCAAGAAATACTGGTCGACTTTGCGATGAGCGGGTTGCGAAATGACGGGAGACCCATTGATGCACGCTTCGCCCAAGGAACCCTATAG
- a CDS encoding acyl-CoA dehydrogenase family protein — protein sequence MGVIWEPKLDEDARAWLDKAARLTDEKFAPLADKLDREQRYPWENVEALVDSGLAGLFIPEAYGGRGAPLRTTVAVVERIGRGCASTAAILCACQLGAFPVLLGGTEAQKKLYLGAMAEGTATSFALSERSTGSDAAAITATALRENGGWRIRGEKYWIGNGGASRYYVVFAKTDPAAGGRGITAFMVDKEADGVEIDELNDKMGIRGTQTSNLKLDTWVSAEAQVGEEGRALRLALQTLTVGRIMVSAQSTGLALGAYDTASARAADREAFGKKIIENQGIGFALADMATEVSAARMMLYEAARAYDAGEDVSSLGAMSKLYTSEVSHRAADTAVQIWGGFGYCKPNVAERLYRDQRILQIYEGTSEIQRLVLARSIHKDASAAK from the coding sequence ATGGGTGTCATTTGGGAACCGAAACTAGACGAGGATGCGCGCGCGTGGTTGGACAAGGCTGCTCGCCTGACGGACGAGAAGTTCGCGCCGCTGGCCGACAAACTCGACCGCGAACAACGCTATCCCTGGGAAAACGTCGAGGCGCTGGTCGATAGCGGTCTCGCCGGGCTTTTCATTCCTGAGGCCTATGGCGGAAGGGGTGCGCCCCTTCGAACGACCGTTGCGGTCGTCGAGCGGATCGGGCGAGGCTGCGCGTCGACGGCTGCGATCCTCTGCGCCTGCCAGCTCGGCGCCTTTCCGGTCCTTCTGGGCGGCACAGAAGCGCAGAAAAAACTTTATCTTGGCGCTATGGCAGAGGGAACGGCAACCTCGTTTGCCCTTTCCGAACGCTCCACCGGTTCGGATGCAGCGGCCATCACCGCGACAGCCTTACGCGAGAATGGAGGCTGGCGGATCCGGGGTGAAAAGTACTGGATCGGAAATGGCGGAGCGTCGCGCTATTACGTGGTTTTCGCCAAAACCGATCCGGCCGCCGGGGGACGCGGCATTACCGCCTTCATGGTCGACAAGGAAGCAGATGGTGTCGAGATCGATGAGTTGAACGACAAGATGGGCATTCGTGGAACCCAGACTTCGAACCTGAAGCTCGATACCTGGGTCAGTGCCGAAGCACAGGTTGGCGAAGAGGGGCGGGCCTTGCGTCTCGCCCTGCAGACGCTGACCGTCGGCCGCATCATGGTTTCGGCGCAGTCGACCGGCCTTGCGCTGGGCGCCTACGACACCGCGTCGGCGCGTGCCGCCGACCGTGAGGCATTCGGTAAGAAGATCATCGAAAACCAGGGGATCGGCTTTGCCCTTGCGGACATGGCGACAGAAGTCTCAGCAGCCCGGATGATGCTTTACGAGGCTGCGAGAGCCTATGATGCCGGCGAAGACGTATCCTCGCTTGGAGCGATGTCTAAACTCTACACATCGGAAGTTTCGCACCGCGCCGCCGACACGGCAGTTCAGATCTGGGGCGGTTTCGGCTATTGCAAGCCGAATGTCGCCGAACGACTCTACCGCGACCAGCGAATCCTGCAGATCTACGAGGGCACATCGGAGATCCAGCGGCTGGTTCTGGCGCGGTCGATTCACAAAGATGCTTCGGCGGCAAAATGA
- a CDS encoding branched-chain amino acid ABC transporter permease has protein sequence MSGVAQAGMWIILGIGGFFLPMALGGSSAVYSALVVIAIFAVMAYGLDIIVSDLGEVSLAHTVFFAIGAYTTAMTTSRLGANPLVSLAATIVLTLVVAGAIALATLRLRQFVFSLVTYAVTVVAMTIASNWTFIGGSDGISGIPVFSLPGFTARNDRDLWPVAWMLLLVALWFVSSFRRSRLGHAAMTVHLNPALATMSGINPAAVRMQVFLFSAPITASAGWLYAYQRAYISADVLAIYFLILILTAVVLIGRRVLLAPLAGVALIILQERFLSYGAYVDRIILGTVLILVLSFLPGGLLGLFRSGFRVLKPNSAKQVQAIADSKNTRST, from the coding sequence ATGTCAGGCGTCGCTCAAGCTGGCATGTGGATCATTCTTGGCATTGGCGGATTCTTCCTGCCGATGGCCCTCGGCGGCAGCAGCGCGGTCTATTCTGCTCTCGTCGTCATCGCGATCTTCGCGGTCATGGCCTACGGGCTTGACATCATCGTTTCCGACCTTGGTGAGGTCAGCCTCGCCCATACGGTTTTCTTCGCGATCGGCGCTTACACCACGGCGATGACCACCAGCCGCTTAGGCGCCAATCCACTTGTCTCGCTTGCCGCGACGATCGTCCTGACGCTTGTCGTGGCCGGCGCAATCGCGCTGGCGACCTTGAGACTTCGGCAATTTGTATTCTCGCTCGTGACCTACGCCGTGACAGTCGTCGCAATGACCATCGCCTCTAACTGGACCTTCATCGGTGGTTCGGACGGAATCAGCGGCATACCGGTCTTTTCGCTGCCAGGCTTCACTGCCCGGAATGACCGCGACCTCTGGCCTGTGGCTTGGATGCTGCTGCTCGTCGCGCTGTGGTTCGTATCGAGCTTCAGGCGCTCGCGCCTCGGCCACGCTGCCATGACGGTGCATCTCAACCCCGCACTCGCCACGATGAGCGGCATCAATCCTGCAGCGGTCAGGATGCAGGTCTTCCTGTTCTCTGCGCCGATCACGGCCTCCGCAGGATGGCTCTACGCTTACCAGCGCGCCTATATAAGCGCCGACGTTCTTGCGATCTACTTTCTGATCCTGATCCTGACGGCGGTGGTGCTGATCGGCAGGCGTGTGTTGCTTGCACCACTCGCGGGGGTCGCTCTCATCATCCTGCAGGAACGCTTCCTGTCCTACGGCGCCTATGTGGATCGCATTATACTCGGCACGGTTCTCATTCTGGTTCTGTCCTTCCTGCCGGGCGGTCTGCTCGGCCTGTTCCGGAGCGGTTTCAGGGTGCTGAAGCCAAACAGTGCGAAACAGGTTCAGGCCATTGCCGATAGCAAAAATACGAGGAGCACGTGA
- a CDS encoding branched-chain amino acid ABC transporter permease yields the protein MNFLQQVINGIVLGHAYALIAIGWTVLLGVARLVNFAHGQIYMVAAFVTWFAMDSWGLPYLMAIPLAMMAGIAIGFVMQRTMLGLTIRQDLVSVMIVTLGFGYVLEGGAALTFGSTGQILDTPLSLRDIYIGNIWITWQDIALVIVAILVFIGLKLTLDRSHLGRLVRMVAEDPKLAQLAGIDISKVYLGVFAFEGAAVALAAALVAPRTPILTSMGFDEVIITFVVVVLGGIGSVTGSYLAGLSIGLFTAFFGAYVSSAYVTAAVFLVLIAFLVVRPGGLAASAGGR from the coding sequence ATGAACTTTCTCCAGCAGGTCATTAACGGGATTGTGCTCGGTCATGCCTATGCTCTGATCGCCATCGGGTGGACCGTGCTCCTCGGTGTGGCGCGGCTTGTTAACTTCGCTCACGGTCAGATCTACATGGTCGCAGCCTTCGTCACCTGGTTTGCCATGGACTCTTGGGGCCTGCCTTACCTCATGGCCATACCGCTCGCCATGATGGCTGGAATTGCGATAGGATTCGTGATGCAACGGACTATGCTGGGCCTCACGATCCGCCAGGACCTCGTTTCGGTTATGATCGTCACGCTTGGCTTCGGATACGTGCTTGAGGGCGGGGCTGCCCTGACCTTCGGATCGACCGGTCAGATCCTCGACACGCCACTTTCGCTGCGTGACATTTATATCGGCAATATCTGGATCACATGGCAGGACATTGCGCTCGTGATCGTCGCGATCCTCGTGTTCATTGGTCTAAAGCTGACACTCGATCGTAGCCATCTCGGCCGACTGGTTCGTATGGTTGCTGAGGATCCCAAATTGGCGCAACTCGCCGGCATCGACATCAGCAAGGTCTATCTCGGGGTTTTCGCCTTTGAGGGCGCCGCAGTCGCTCTCGCCGCGGCGCTGGTGGCGCCGCGGACACCAATTCTCACCTCCATGGGATTTGATGAGGTCATTATCACTTTCGTTGTCGTTGTTCTTGGGGGGATCGGCTCGGTGACAGGCAGCTATCTTGCCGGTCTAAGTATCGGTCTTTTTACCGCATTCTTCGGTGCATATGTCTCGTCGGCCTATGTTACGGCTGCGGTCTTCCTTGTCCTCATCGCGTTTCTCGTAGTGCGACCAGGCGGGCTCGCCGCATCTGCAGGAGGTCGCTAG